One Pseudomonadota bacterium genomic window, AGAATGGCCCGTTCCTGTGTCCAGCACGAGGTTTTCATGACCCAGTCTTCCTCTCCGGCGTCTTCCCTGATGGCAGGAAAGCGCGGTTTGATCATGGGCGTGGCCAATGACCGCTCGATCGCCTGGGGCATTGCCCGGACCGTGGCCGCCCATGGCGCCAGTCTGGCCTTCACCTATCAGGGAGAAACCCTGGAAAAGCGGGTGCGTCCCCTGGCGGCCAGCGTCGGGTCAGACCTGGTTCTGCCCTGCGACGTGACCGACATGGCCAGCGTGGATGCTGTGTTCGAAAAAGTACAGAAGACCTGGGGATCGCTGGACTTCGTGGTCCACGCCATCGCCTTTTCCGACAAGAACGAGCTGGACGGCCGGTATGTGGACACGTCCCGGGACAATTTCCTGCGGACCATGGATATTTCCTGCTATTCCTTCACCGCCGTGGCAAAACGGGCCGAGGCCCTGATGCCAAAGGGCGGAAGCCTGCTGACCCTGACCTATTACGGGGCCGAGCGGGTGATGCCCCACTATAACGTCATGGGCGTGGCCAAGGCGGCGCTGGAAGCCAGCGTGCGGTACCTGGCCGTGGACCTGGGCGGCAAGAACATCCGGGTCAACGCCATCTCCGCCGGTCCCATCAAGACTCTGGCGGCCAGCGGCATCGGCGATTTCCGCTATATCCTGAAGTGGAACGAGCTGAACTCCCCGCTGAAGCGCAACGTGACCATTGACGAGGTGGGCGGCGCGGGCCTGTATCTGCTGGGCGATCTCAGCGCCGGCGTGACAGGCGAGGTTCACCATGTGGACAGCGGCTATCACACCGTGGGCATGGTGGCTGTGGATTCGGCCGCCGCGACGGCAGACCTGCTGAAAGGCCTGAACACAGACGCTGAGAAAACTGCTGTCTGAGGATCCCCATGACAGCCGATGTAACAGCCCTTTCCTTCGAGGCGGCCCTGGCCGAGCTGGAGAAGATTGTGAAACTGCTGGAAAGCGGCGCGGGAAGCCTGGATGATGCCGTGGGCCTGTACGAACGCGGGGACGCCCTGCGAAAGCACTGCGAGAAACGCCTGAACGAGGCCCGCATGCGGATCGAGCGCCTGGACCGGGGCGAGGATGGTTCCATAACGGCCCAACCCGTAAGGATGGACTGAGTGATATCCCTTATCGGACGCCAGATCGCAGAAGCCGCAAACCTGATCGAACGCGCGCTGGCCTCTGTGCTGCCCAACCAGGACGGGGCTGAATCCCGCCTGTTCGAGGCCATGCGCTATGGATCCCTGGGCGGTGGAAAACGCCTGCGCCCCTTTCTGGTCCTGGAAAGCGCAAAGCTGTTCGGCGTCAATCCGGATTGCGCCCTGCGCGTGGCCGTCGCGCTGGAAATGATCCACTGCTATTCCCTGATCCACGACGACCTGCCCGCCATGGACGACGGCACCCTGCGCCGGGGCAAGCCTACCGTGCACCTGCAGTACGACCAGGCCACCGCTGTCCTGGCCGGCGATGGCTTGCTGACCCAGGCCTTCGAGGTCCTGGCCAGTCCGCAGACCCACGAGGATCCACACATCCGCTGTGCCCTCGTCACCGCCTTGGCGCGGGCGGCGGGCCCCCGCGGCATGGTGGCCGGGCAGATGCTGGACATGGTGGCCCGGGAACAAGCCCTGGATATCGGGGCCATCACCCGCCTGCAGCGCCTGAAAACGGGCGAGCTGATGGCCTTTTCCTGTGAAAGCGGCGCCATCCTGGGCCGGGCCTCGCCGTCTTGGCGCCAGGCGCTGCTGGCCTATGCCCACGACCTGGGACTGGCGTTCCAGATGACCGACGACCTTCTGGACGCAGAAGGGCGGGAAGAGGACACAGGCAAGAACACGGGCCGGGATGAACAGTCCGGCAAGGCCACCTTTGTCTCCATCCTTGGTATTGACAGGGCCCGGGCCCAGACCCGGATGCTGGCGGACCAGGCCTGCAAACACCTGGACACCTTCGGCGACCGGGCCGCAACCCTGAAATCCCTGGCGCGTCATGTCGTTGAACGCCGCGCATAATCATAATACCTCCCTGCAAGACCGGCAGGGGCTGAAGCGCCTGGCCTCGTACGCCAGCATCGGCGTGTGCGTCATCCTGATCCTGTCCAAGGCCTTTGCCTTTTTCCTCACCGGATCGGTGGCCATCCTGTCTTCCCTGCTGGACAGCCTGATGGATGCGGTGGCATCCGGTATCGCACTGGCCGGCGTTCTCCATGCCCAGAAGCCCGCGGACCGGGGTCATCGCTATGGCCATGGCAAGGCCGAAGCACTGGCCGCCCTGGCCCAGACGGCGCTGATAACAGCCTCTGCCGTGCTTCTGGCTGCCGCATCCGTCTCCCACCTGCTGGACCCGCAGCCCCTGGCCCATGAATGGGCGGGGATCGGCGTCATGGTTCTCTCGATCGTCCTGACCTGCGGCCTCCTGGTGGTCCAGCGTCACGTGATCCGCAAGACGGAGTCCCTGGCCGTGGACGCTGACCACGTGCACTACAGCGGTGATTTGCTCATGAATCTCGGCGTGATGGCGTCCCTGGCGCTGTCCCTTTTTACAGACTGGACCTGGATTGATCCCCTGTTCGGCCTGGCGGCCTCGGCGTATATGCTGGCTGCCATAGGGAAGGTGGGTCGCCGGTCGCTGGATGTGCTGATGGACCATGAGCTGCCGCCGCAGGACAGGCAACAGATCAAGGACATTGTGAAAGGCCATCCCATGGCCCGGGGGATCCACGACATCCGCACGCGCAGCGCGGGTGACCGGGTGTTCATCGAGTTCCACCTGGAACTGGACCCGGACCTGACCCTGGCCCGCGCCCATGACCTGGCGCACGAGGTGGAGGATCTTCTGAAAGCCGCCTTTCCCCATGCGGACATCATTATCCACCAGGAACCGGCGGGCATTGACGATCCGCGCATGGACCTGCCGCATTGAAAAACACGGTTCTCTCATATTGCACGGACCAGGTTCTGGAGCATGACCCGGATCGCTTTTACACTGCGCTTTTTGCCAGAGGAACACAGCGGGAAGCCCTGCTGGCCCTGTATGCCTTCAATGCTGAAATTGCCCGCACCCCCGATGTAGTGACCGAATCTGCACTGGGACTGATCCGCCTGCAGTGGTGGCGGGAGAGGCTGGAAGAGATATACCAGCCGGACAGCACCGTGCCCGCCAGTCCCGTCCTGCAGGCCCTGGCGCCGGTGATCCGGGAATTTTCCCTGTCGCAGGCGCTGTTTGAGGATCTCCTGACCGGACGGGAGGAGGATTTTTCAGAAAATCCTCCGGAAACGCTGGATGATCTGGAGAATTATGTTGCGCGGACATCTTCTTCCCTCATGGCCCTGGCGCTGGAGATCTGCGGCCAGCACACCGGAGAAGCCCGCCTGATGGCCCGCCATGGGGGCATCGCCTGTGGCCTGGCAGGTCTGATGCGCGCCCTGCCCTTCCGCAGCAGCCGGCACAGGACGCCCATTCCCCGGGATCTGCAGCAGCAGGATCTTCCCGCGGCTGCCCTGAAGATCGCAGACAGGGCGCAAGAGCATCTGGACAGGCTGTCCGTCTTGCCGCTTCCGCCGGACCGGGTGGCGCTGCCCGCCCTGTTGCCTGTGGTTCTGGCCCGCCTGGACCTGAAGCGGATCCGCAGGGCCAGCAGCGACGTTTTTCGCCCATCCGTCACCGGCCCCCATCCTTTCCGCACCCTGGCCCTGTCCTGGGCGATGGTGAAGGGGAAAGTCTGATCAGGGTCTGCCGTGGATCAGGTGGAGATGGCCTGAAGCCCTGGACTTAAGAGCCTCCCACTTGTCCTGGCGCGGTCCCGGCTCAAGAATAAAGCCCGTACCGGTGTCTTTTAACGTAACAAAATGCACATGCGCTATGTGTGGATTGGCTAGGATCAGGGAAAACTCCAGACGCCGCAGGGTGGACAGGGGACTGATGGCCTCCAGTCCGAAAGGCCCGGGCGGCACAACGATCCAGACTTCGGGCCTGGTGGACTGACCCACAAAACGCAGGGAAGCGGCGTACCATCCCGGATAGGCCAGCGCCCCGGCGTCGCCTTTCAGTTCCTCAAACAGGTCTGCTGTAACCAGAGCCTTTCCGGCGTCAGTCTGGCGGACATAGACACAGTCCCTCCCGGCCGGGGAATTCACAAAACTTTCAATGGCCGCAAAAATCCTTTTGCCCAGATCCGGTGGCGCACCGGCTCTGGCCAGCATGGATGTGGTGTACAGGATCAGGATGCGGCCACGGGGGTCCGCGTCCTGCGTAAACCCGTCCATGATGGATGTGTAGACCAGCCGCAGGGACCGGCTGTCCCCTGCCCTGACCAGCGCCTGCAGGGCGTTCACCGTGCCGGGCAGAAGTTCAATCCAGCCACGCAGGTCCCGGTCGGATATTCCTTCCGGAGCTTCCGCCAGAATGCAGCGGCGGGTCTCTTCCCCTGCGGCCAGCGCGGTGAAAGTCCAGGCCCTGTCGTCCAGAAGCGCCGGGATCTGCCGGACCAGAAGATCGCCGGAGCCATGCAGAACCTGGGCCACTTCGCCTGAAAGATGAACGATGGCTTCCGGATCTGGAAGGAAACACCGCATTCCGGGATTGTCCCGGGCTGGCACGGACAGCATCTGGACCTCATGTAACGGGACCGGATCCAGAATACCCCGGGGAAATACTTGCGCAAAGAAACCCCTTCTCCTGCAGGAGAAAGAATCCAGGGCATGTGGACAATCAACGCAGAATGAGCCAGATGACGAGAGTTTTCGAGAACCGGCGCGCAGCGTACGTTACAGTACGTGAGCACCGGAAGCGGAGAAAGCCGAAGTCAGATGGCCATTATCCGTTTGATTGTCCACATGTCTACACCCCCGTACCGTTCAGCTGCCGCACCAGCAGGCTGAGGCGTTCATCGGTCAGGCCCGAGACAAAGTCGTTGACCTTCAGGAAGCTGTGATACGGGCTGTCCTGTGGCACGGGGGCATTGACGCCCATCAGATCCAGGATCCGCCGTGCGCGATAGGGCAGCGATCCCGTATCCCTGTGGCGCTGAAGCTCCAGCACAGCATCACCGCAGGCGGCCAGCAGGGTGCCCATGGCGGCGTATGCGCCGATTTCGGCCACCATCTTGGGTCCATAGCGGAAGATCTTTCCCCGGGCGATATCGCGCTTTGAGATTTCGAGACAGCGACGCACGTCCTCGCGGCAGGCGCTGACCAGATCACCCCGGAACTCGCCCCGCATGATGCTGTCGTAATTGCCCATGAACGCCTCGATCACCGCATCCACCAGGATGTCCATGGCCTTGCCGCGCAGCCAGGCGACACGCTCCCGGTCGTTGTGGAACGGGCGCTTGCGGTAGTGGTCCATGGTGTCCTGTGACAGGACACCGGACAGGACGCTTTCCAGATCCTGGATCCTGACGATGGACAGCTCGATCCCGTCCTCGATGTCAATCAGGGCATAGCAGATATCATCCGCCGCCTCGACCAGCCAGGTGAGCGGATGCCGGCACCAGCGATCTTTCCCCTGCGCGATCAGCCCCGCGCGCTCCGCCACCTGGCGGAACAGGGGCATCTCGCTGCGAAAGATGCCGAATTTTCCGTCCGCGCCCCGGGCCTCCGGCTGGTCCGATCCCCACGGATACTTGCAGAATGTGGCCAGCGTGGCGCAGGTCAGGCGCATCCCGCCGTCAAACCGGTTGTATTCCAGCGCCGTCGCGATGCGAAAGCCTTGCGCGTTGCCCTCGAACACCGTCAGGTCATTTTTCTCTGCCTCACTCAGGCCGGACAGCCAGCGGGCTCCTGCACCCGCGTACCAGTCGCGGATGGCGTATTCTCCCGCATGGCCAAAGGGCGGGTTGCCGATGTCGTGCACCAGGCACGAGGCCTGCACAACGGTCCCCAGATCCGCCGGCCGGATCCCTTCCGGCAAAAGACCGCGGCGGGCCAGACGCGATCCCGCCGTCTCCCCCAGCGACCGGCCGACGCATGAGACTTCCAGGCTGTGGGTCAGCCGGTTGTGCACATGGTCGTTGGAGGGCATGGGATGGACCTGGGTCTTGCGCTGCAGGCGCCGGAACGCGTCGGAAAAGACGATGCGGTCATGATCCCGCTGGTACTCCGAACGGTCCCCGCCGCCCGGTGTGGACGCATGTCCTCCCGGCCGGTCGGTACAGAGAAGCTTTATCCAGTCCATCATGATGTGCCCTTTCAGGCTTTCATGTGGAGGAGGACCACAACACAAGTCAAGAGAAGATCAGCCAACCGCAACAGCCACAGGAAGCGGCTTCAGGACAGCGGCACTGTCCGCACTGTCATCGGTCCACGCAGACCGGTCGGCAAACAGGGCGCGCAGCAGCTGGCTGTTCAGGGCATGGCCAGGGCGGAAGGCGTGGAACCGGCCCAGGATAGGCGCACCGGCCAGGTAGAGATCCCCGATGCTGTCCAGGATCTTGTGGCGGACAAATTCATCGGGAT contains:
- the fabI gene encoding enoyl-ACP reductase FabI; this translates as MTQSSSPASSLMAGKRGLIMGVANDRSIAWGIARTVAAHGASLAFTYQGETLEKRVRPLAASVGSDLVLPCDVTDMASVDAVFEKVQKTWGSLDFVVHAIAFSDKNELDGRYVDTSRDNFLRTMDISCYSFTAVAKRAEALMPKGGSLLTLTYYGAERVMPHYNVMGVAKAALEASVRYLAVDLGGKNIRVNAISAGPIKTLAASGIGDFRYILKWNELNSPLKRNVTIDEVGGAGLYLLGDLSAGVTGEVHHVDSGYHTVGMVAVDSAAATADLLKGLNTDAEKTAV
- a CDS encoding exodeoxyribonuclease VII small subunit gives rise to the protein MTADVTALSFEAALAELEKIVKLLESGAGSLDDAVGLYERGDALRKHCEKRLNEARMRIERLDRGEDGSITAQPVRMD
- a CDS encoding polyprenyl synthetase family protein, with the protein product MISLIGRQIAEAANLIERALASVLPNQDGAESRLFEAMRYGSLGGGKRLRPFLVLESAKLFGVNPDCALRVAVALEMIHCYSLIHDDLPAMDDGTLRRGKPTVHLQYDQATAVLAGDGLLTQAFEVLASPQTHEDPHIRCALVTALARAAGPRGMVAGQMLDMVAREQALDIGAITRLQRLKTGELMAFSCESGAILGRASPSWRQALLAYAHDLGLAFQMTDDLLDAEGREEDTGKNTGRDEQSGKATFVSILGIDRARAQTRMLADQACKHLDTFGDRAATLKSLARHVVERRA
- a CDS encoding cation diffusion facilitator family transporter; the encoded protein is MSLNAAHNHNTSLQDRQGLKRLASYASIGVCVILILSKAFAFFLTGSVAILSSLLDSLMDAVASGIALAGVLHAQKPADRGHRYGHGKAEALAALAQTALITASAVLLAAASVSHLLDPQPLAHEWAGIGVMVLSIVLTCGLLVVQRHVIRKTESLAVDADHVHYSGDLLMNLGVMASLALSLFTDWTWIDPLFGLAASAYMLAAIGKVGRRSLDVLMDHELPPQDRQQIKDIVKGHPMARGIHDIRTRSAGDRVFIEFHLELDPDLTLARAHDLAHEVEDLLKAAFPHADIIIHQEPAGIDDPRMDLPH
- a CDS encoding squalene/phytoene synthase family protein, which produces MKNTVLSYCTDQVLEHDPDRFYTALFARGTQREALLALYAFNAEIARTPDVVTESALGLIRLQWWRERLEEIYQPDSTVPASPVLQALAPVIREFSLSQALFEDLLTGREEDFSENPPETLDDLENYVARTSSSLMALALEICGQHTGEARLMARHGGIACGLAGLMRALPFRSSRHRTPIPRDLQQQDLPAAALKIADRAQEHLDRLSVLPLPPDRVALPALLPVVLARLDLKRIRRASSDVFRPSVTGPHPFRTLALSWAMVKGKV
- a CDS encoding deoxyguanosinetriphosphate triphosphohydrolase, which codes for MDWIKLLCTDRPGGHASTPGGGDRSEYQRDHDRIVFSDAFRRLQRKTQVHPMPSNDHVHNRLTHSLEVSCVGRSLGETAGSRLARRGLLPEGIRPADLGTVVQASCLVHDIGNPPFGHAGEYAIRDWYAGAGARWLSGLSEAEKNDLTVFEGNAQGFRIATALEYNRFDGGMRLTCATLATFCKYPWGSDQPEARGADGKFGIFRSEMPLFRQVAERAGLIAQGKDRWCRHPLTWLVEAADDICYALIDIEDGIELSIVRIQDLESVLSGVLSQDTMDHYRKRPFHNDRERVAWLRGKAMDILVDAVIEAFMGNYDSIMRGEFRGDLVSACREDVRRCLEISKRDIARGKIFRYGPKMVAEIGAYAAMGTLLAACGDAVLELQRHRDTGSLPYRARRILDLMGVNAPVPQDSPYHSFLKVNDFVSGLTDERLSLLVRQLNGTGV